In Caldilineales bacterium, the sequence ATGGGATGAGTATCTGATGTTCGCATCCGGCGGTCATTCGGGCAATCTCATCGTCATCGGTCTGCCCTCGATGCGCATCCTCAAGAACATCGCCGTGTTCACGCCCGAAGCATGGCAGGGCTACGGTTTCGGCAACAAGGAAGTCGAGGACATGCTCGACGCCGGCAATGTCAACGGGGTCAAAATCCGCATGGGCGACACCCACCATCCGGCCTTGAGCGAGACGGCCGGCGATTACGACGGTCAATTCATCTTCATCAACGATAAGACCAATGCCCGCGTGGCTGTGATCGATCTGCGCGATTTCGAGACCAAGCAGATCGTCAAGGACCCGAACATCATCAGCAACCACGGCTCCAGCTTCGTCACGCCCAACACCGATTACCTCATCCAGGCCAGTCAATACGCCACGCCGCTCGGCTGGGCCTATGCTCCTCTGGACGAATACCAGGAGAAGTACCGGGGCATGATGACCTTCTGGAAGTTCGACCGCGCGAAAGGCCGCATCGACCCGGACCAGTCCTTTGGCGTGGAACTGCCGCCCTACTGGCAGGACTTGTGCGACGCCGGCAAGTTGGTCAGCGACGGGTGGGCTTTCTGCAACTCGATCAACACGGAAATGGCCACTGGCGGCATCGAAGAAGGCAATCCGCCCTTCGAGGCCGGCGTCAGCCAGCGCGACACTGACTATATGCATATCGTCGATTGGAAGAAGGCCGAAGAAGTGGTGAAGGCCGGCAAGACAGAGACCATCAATGGGATGCGGGTCATCCGTATCCCCACCGCCGTAGCCGAGAACGTGCTCTTCCTGGCGCCGGAGCCAAAAAGCCCGCATGGGGCCGATGTAACCCCTGACGGCAAGTATGTGGTCGTGGCCGGCAAACTCGACCCGCACGTGACCATCTACAGCTTCGACAAGATCAAGCAGGCCATCGCCGACCAGAAGTGGACCGAAGATCCCTTTGGCATCCATGTCTTGGATTTCGACTCGGTCAAGCACGCCCAGGTGGAACTGGGCCTGGGGCCGCTGCACACCCAATTCGATGACAAGGGTTTTGCCTACACCAGCCTGTTCCTGGATAGCGCCGTGGCCAAGTGGAAGCTGGGCGGCGACGATCCGGCGAGCTGGACTCTGGTCGAGAAGCTCCCTGTCCAGTACAATATCGGCCACCTGGCGGCGGCCGAAGGCGACACCGTCAGCCCGGATGGCAAGTATCTCGTGGCCTTGAACAAGTGGGCCGTCGACCGTTTCTCACCGGTAGGGCCGCTGCTGCCGCAGAACCTGCAGTTGGTGGACATCGGCGGCGCCAACATGCAACTTCTCTACGACATGGCCATGGGCATCGGCGAGCCGCACTACGCCCAGATCATCAAGGCCGACAAGATCAAGGCGCTGAATGCCTATCCCGAAGTGGGCTGGGACCCGATCAAGTGGCAGAAGTCGGAATTTGCCACCAAGCCCGGCGAGGAGAAGGTCGTCCGCAACGGCAACGAGGTCGAGGTCTTCATGACGGCGGTGCGCTCGCACCTGAACCCGGAACATGTCAAGATCAAGAAGGGCGACCATGTGGTCTGGCACATTACCAACATCGAGACCGCGCACGACGCCACCCACGGCTTCAATCTGGCTGGATACAACATCGGCCTGAGCATCGAGCCGGGCGAGACCGCCAGCTTCGAGTTTGACGCCGTCAACGATGGCACCTATGCTTACTACTGCACCGAGTTCTGCTCGGCCTTGCACCTGGAAATGATGGGCTATATGCTCGTCGAGCCATAAGCCTCCATCTTCAACCCACCCCACCACCCCGTTTCTCCACCTGACAGGCCCGGTGGCTTGCCGCCGGCCTGTCAGGTTTTCTTACCTTTTTCAGAGGTGAGCAACTATGACCAATATCGACCGAGTCATCGGTCCTCGCATCCCTGCCGAGGAAATGAGAACCCGCGGCGGGCGCTACATCTTGCCCACGGCGCTGTTCCTGGTCGCGACCGTCCTGCTGCTGATCTCCATCTTCCTCCCCTACTGGCAACTCACGCTCCACGCCCCGCAATATCCCGAGGGGCTGACCGTCACCTCCTATCTCAACCAGATGTCCGGCGACGTGCACGAGATCGATGGTTTGAACCACTATATCGGTATGCGCCCCCTGGGCGAGGCGGCGGTGTTCGAACGCTCGGTCTCGATCATCGGTGTGATCGTGCTGATCCTGCTCGTGTTGGCGGCTGTCTTCGTCCACAACCGTTGGGCGGCGCTGCTGGCCCTGCCGGCGCTGCTGTTCCCGGCCATCTTCCTGGCCGACCTGCAGTTCTGGCTGGCGAATTTCGGCCAGCATCTCGACCCCAAGGCTCCCCTTTCCAGCAGCATCAAACCCTTCATCCCGCCGGCTTTGGGCGAAGGACACATCGCTCAATTCAGCACTACCGCCGTGCCTGCCATCGGTCTGTGGCTGGCGATCCTGGCCTCGGCCCTGATCCTGGTGGGTCTCTACTTCCACCGCCGCGCCTACAAGCCGTTGGTCGAAGCGCAGTTGGCCGAGGCCTAGCCAGCTGGCGGCCTGCGATGAAAGCCTTCGTCCCCTTCTTGGCCCTGGTCGTCTTCCTGGTTGCCGCCCTGGCGCCGGCTTCGGCTCAGCAACCTGGCTTCGACCTGGCCGCCGCCCTGGCCGCTGCCCAACCAGGCGAGACCGTCACCGTTCCGGCAGGCGTCTATCCCGGCCCGCTTGTCATTGGCCGCTCGCTGAAGCTGGTCGGCGAGGGCCGGCCGGTCATCCAGGGTGACGGCCGGGGCAATGTGGTGGCGATCACCGCCCCTGATGTCACCTTCGATGGTTTTGTGGTGCGTGGCAGCGGCGACTCCATCGACCGCGAGGACGCCGGCATCCTTGTCAAGGCTCCGCGTGCGATCATCGCCGACAACCGACTTGAGGATGTGCTCTTCGGCATCTATTTGCAGGAAGCGCCCGAGAGCACCATCCGTGCGAATACCGTGCTGGCCAAGGATCTGCCGATCTCGCGGCGCGGGGATGGCATCAAAATCTGGTATAGCCACAACAGCTTGATCGAAGGGAATCACGTGCAGGGCAGCCGCGACATTCTTTTCTGGTTCTCGCCCGACAGCATCATCCGCAACAACGTCGTCGAAGATGGCCGCTACGGCATGCACTTTATGCAGACCAGCCAGCAGATGATCGAGAACAATGTCCTGCGGGGCAATGCCGTGGGCATCTATTTGATGTACGGCAAGGGTTTCACCTTGCGTCGCAACCTCCTGCAAGACAATCACGGGCCGAGCGGCTACGGCCTGGGATTGAAGGATGTGGATGATGTCGTGGTCGAGGGCAACCGCATGATTAGCAATCGATTGGGGGTTTATGTCGACAATTCGCCTGTCAGCAGCGATGCCTTCGTCCGCTTCGAGAACAATCTTTTTGCCTACAACGAGATCGGCGCCAATCTGCTGCCGCTGGTGCAGCGCAATACCTACACCCAGAACATCTTCCAGGACAACGGCGAGCAGATCGCCATCCAGGGCGGCGGCGAATTGGTCGGCAACCAGTGGTCGGACGAGAGCGGTCTCGGCAATTATTGGAGTGACTACGCCGGCTTCGACGCTGATGGCGACCGGGTGGGCGACATCCCCTACAAATCCATCAGTCTGTACGAGAACCTGATGGCGCTCTATCCTGAATTGCGACTTTTCCAGCTTAGCCCCGCCGCCGATGCCCTCGATTTCGCCGCCACCGCCTTTCCGCTCTTCCAGCCGCGGGCCAAGATGAGCGATGAGCGACCGTTGATGGCGCCGCCCGCCCTCCCCCTTGTCCCTGGCCTCAGCCGCCCGCCCTTCCTGGGTAATGCCCTGGCGGCGTTTGCCATGCTGTTCCTGGCCGGCCTGATCCTCCTCGCGGCCA encodes:
- a CDS encoding nitrous oxide reductase family maturation protein NosD — its product is MKAFVPFLALVVFLVAALAPASAQQPGFDLAAALAAAQPGETVTVPAGVYPGPLVIGRSLKLVGEGRPVIQGDGRGNVVAITAPDVTFDGFVVRGSGDSIDREDAGILVKAPRAIIADNRLEDVLFGIYLQEAPESTIRANTVLAKDLPISRRGDGIKIWYSHNSLIEGNHVQGSRDILFWFSPDSIIRNNVVEDGRYGMHFMQTSQQMIENNVLRGNAVGIYLMYGKGFTLRRNLLQDNHGPSGYGLGLKDVDDVVVEGNRMISNRLGVYVDNSPVSSDAFVRFENNLFAYNEIGANLLPLVQRNTYTQNIFQDNGEQIAIQGGGELVGNQWSDESGLGNYWSDYAGFDADGDRVGDIPYKSISLYENLMALYPELRLFQLSPAADALDFAATAFPLFQPRAKMSDERPLMAPPALPLVPGLSRPPFLGNALAAFAMLFLAGLILLAATRSHRLS
- the nosZ gene encoding Sec-dependent nitrous-oxide reductase → MKRVLLIGLILLLALAVAACGGKKTTPTAIPQQSGLPQDALAIAQERGLTPADITAALKTYLPSGKWDEYLMFASGGHSGNLIVIGLPSMRILKNIAVFTPEAWQGYGFGNKEVEDMLDAGNVNGVKIRMGDTHHPALSETAGDYDGQFIFINDKTNARVAVIDLRDFETKQIVKDPNIISNHGSSFVTPNTDYLIQASQYATPLGWAYAPLDEYQEKYRGMMTFWKFDRAKGRIDPDQSFGVELPPYWQDLCDAGKLVSDGWAFCNSINTEMATGGIEEGNPPFEAGVSQRDTDYMHIVDWKKAEEVVKAGKTETINGMRVIRIPTAVAENVLFLAPEPKSPHGADVTPDGKYVVVAGKLDPHVTIYSFDKIKQAIADQKWTEDPFGIHVLDFDSVKHAQVELGLGPLHTQFDDKGFAYTSLFLDSAVAKWKLGGDDPASWTLVEKLPVQYNIGHLAAAEGDTVSPDGKYLVALNKWAVDRFSPVGPLLPQNLQLVDIGGANMQLLYDMAMGIGEPHYAQIIKADKIKALNAYPEVGWDPIKWQKSEFATKPGEEKVVRNGNEVEVFMTAVRSHLNPEHVKIKKGDHVVWHITNIETAHDATHGFNLAGYNIGLSIEPGETASFEFDAVNDGTYAYYCTEFCSALHLEMMGYMLVEP
- a CDS encoding cytochrome C; translated protein: MTNIDRVIGPRIPAEEMRTRGGRYILPTALFLVATVLLLISIFLPYWQLTLHAPQYPEGLTVTSYLNQMSGDVHEIDGLNHYIGMRPLGEAAVFERSVSIIGVIVLILLVLAAVFVHNRWAALLALPALLFPAIFLADLQFWLANFGQHLDPKAPLSSSIKPFIPPALGEGHIAQFSTTAVPAIGLWLAILASALILVGLYFHRRAYKPLVEAQLAEA